TTCAAGAGAAAGTGTAGGCCGCTTGCAAGGTTTTTTTATTGCTTACTATTTATTACTGCTGTTATTGAAGTGACCAAAGCAGCGATCGCAAATAGTACCCTTTGCCAATGAAAGTTAACCCATGTTGATAGTTCATCACTTACCCCCATAATATTGATCGTTTGTTCAGAAAACGAAGCGTTAGTTGGAAGAAAATATACCGGAAAGTAAAGAATGTTAGCGAGGGTAAACGCGATGGTTAAACCCCAAAGAAGCTTGTTTTCTTTACTCATAAAGAAAGCTAAAACAGCGAAAATAAGAACCCCCGGACCTAATGGGATCATTAGGTTACCTATACTACTCCCGTATGCTGTAAACCAGTCCAAGAATGATTGAGGCTCGGTATTTTGCCAAAATGGCGCTATTACCAAACCAATCAAAACCATAGCACCAATAAATGCGCCATTTAACGCGATAGTAGAAATTTGAACCACATTCTTAGCGTTCGCAAAATTCATCATAATTCCTTCTCTGTAATTGTAAATTACATAGGGCGTCAAAATGCCCAATAGTTGTTAAGTTGTTATACTTATTTCCGTATAACGTGAATTTAAGTTTAGTGCCATTATGATTATAAACGTATCAAACTTGTCATTAATTACAAATAGATAAATAAAGATTTTCGAGGATAATCCAGATAAAACCGTTAGCTTTATGTTCCCAGCGACCGAATAGATATCTGATTTAGTGAAACCTGAACAGGTTTAAGTAATGGAGACTGTATTACCAGGTAATACTTATTGTTGTTAAAACGGAATATCTTATTGAGATGTTTGATGGCTGCCAGTTACGCTACATAGTTGACAATCACTTACATCAAAATATTTATAGATACTATATATTACGAAAAATAAATTTGTAATTCAAAGAAACTATATTATGAAAAAAAAAGTAATAAGCTTTATTGTGGGGATTTTATTTGCCACGTTTATATATACTTATATTCGCTATGAATATTACGAAATACCTTCGTCATCAATGCTACCGACTATTCAAGTAGGCGATATTATTGGTGCGGATAAGTTTGGAGAACCACAACGATTCGATATTGTGTCTGTGCTATTTAAGTCGAAGGATAATGCGTTCATAGTACGGTTAATAGGCTTACCAGGAGACTACATAACTTACATAGATAATAATCTATGTATTAATTCAAAGTGCTTAGAGAAGAATTCTCTTTATAGCACTAATGATAACACTATCTTTTCCGAAGGTAAGCAGACTGGCTATAACATTCAACTTCTCAATCAGAAGATAGTTCCTCTCGATATTCGAAATGATAGTTGGGAGTGGCATTTAAAAAATGATGAGTACATCGTTTTAGGTGACAATCGAGATGTTGCTAACGATAGCCGTTATTTAGGTATCATCAATAAAGATGATATTATCAGCGTTATTGACTTGGAAATGTAAGTTAACACCAAACTAAAAGTCCTTCCTATTTATCGTATCAGAGCAATTAGAAAAACGTCTTGGGTATGAAGGTTGGACTGATGATTAAGTTAATAGCTCCCTTTCAATATTTTCCCACATAAACTTATAACTTTACTACACTTCATACACATATATACAATTCAACATTTATTTTGTAGACAAGATCGGTCAAAAGGAACCATCGCTACTACTAATTCAGAAAAGAATGGCTAATAGCAATGGCTTAACTTATCTGAGATTAGTTAATTTTTAGGCAATACCACAGTAACTGTCATTGGATTAATACTGACTATATCCCCCGCTTTTGCTGTGACCGTTGTTGTTCCAAAATTAGTAGAACTAGGCCAGAGATAATCGCCTTGCATATCCACTATCTCAGGGTTTGCAGAAACCCACTCGACTCTATCTGAAATATCAATCCTAGTACCATTACTTTTTATTCCTATCGCGGTTGGTTGTATGTATAGAGTGTTGTCAAAAAATAACATGACTTCATTAGGTGTGATCTCTATACCCGAAAATTCTTGTTCTCTTTCTTCCACTTCGATTCTTACTGTTGGAGTGCTTAAACCACCGAATGTTGCGAGAAGATTCGTAGTAGAGTCTGCTTTAACTCCTATTAATTCAAAATAGTCATCTACTGGCTGTCTTGTATAGGCGGCATCAGGATTATCTACATAAAGTGAAGAAGAAAAAGACACAGGCCTAGTAGTTCCATCATCATATGTCGCACGGACCCTCAATAGTGTCTCGTCCCCAGCAGTTATAGACATAGATGTCACTTCTTTACCACCAGAAGTAATCTCTAATTTTTCTAGACCAGCATTAGTCACGGTTAAGATTCGTGTATCTTTGATCTGATCACGTGTTACATTAATGAAAGTTTTACCTGCAGTTTTCCCAGTTAAAAGAAAATAACGACCCCAGTTATAGCTTTCGGCTATAGCTTGATCATCGATGCTCCATGCGAGCTTTTTATTAGATAAAATAAGACTAGTACCATCTTGAAATGTACCAACTGCAGCTAATATGGCTGGGTTTCCTACCGCTACGGAAATCTCATGGTTTGATGAACCCAGTTGCTCAATTCTAATATTCGTCAATTCAGTACCAGTGATGTCAACAGAAACAAATGAGCTAATTTCCTCAAACTTAGCACGCATAGTTGTGTGACCAACCTCTTCTCCGCTTGCTACTAAATAACTACTATAAAGATTCTTATCAAAATTAATAACATTCGGGCTGTCAGATTTCCAGGTGACATATGGAGTAAGATCAAGATTACTGCCATCATCATATTTTCCGATAGCATGTAATAAAACTTCATATGTTTTAGGTATATTAAGGAAAACGATATTAGCATCGGCATCTACAGATGCTTGCTTTATTTCTAATTGCACTAATTTAGCATCAGTAACTTTTACATCTACTTCAGAACTTACTGTTCGATTCATTCTTGCCGAGATAACAGCGTCACCAGAAGTGATCCCCTTTACCGATACGATATTATAAAGAAGCTTATCTTCCTTAATAATATCCTTCCCATCGTCATTAACATTCCATTCTACAGATTGAGTAATATCTGCTGTTGTACCATCACTATAATACCCTGTCGCCTTTAATGGTAGAGAAGCTCCCTTAGGAATTGTTATAGCAGGAGGTGTGATTTTTATGTCTTCTAACACTGGATCATTTTTACTATTTCCATCATCAGTTGCATGATCACTTCCACATCCTCCTAATAAGAGTGATACAAAAACACATAAAATCAAACTAAGTTTTTTATACATATACGACCTTTTCTAAATATAGATTCAACCAATAAGTGTGATTAGCTTTTATAATTGAGCCTGTGAAACTTAGTAAAGTATATAGTACATAGGGATGGCTTAGTAATAACATGAGGACTAAAAGTATCAACTTAAGGACAAATTGGGAATCGCTTTTATTTAAAAATATCAGACTGAAATGCTCTGGATTTTATAAAGGTTTTTTAACCAGCTCAGTAACGAAAAACACCTCCACATGGGAGGCGTTATTATATCAAAATCTGAGTGCTAAGGTTCCCAACTAAGGGTGTTATCGCTATTCAAGGCTGCTTTTTTGCTAGCATTTAGGGTAACTGAACGAGTATTAGGATCAAACTTGACAGAGGTTTTAGGAAAAGAAAAGCTTGAAACATTTATTTTTAAATCAAATTCATTTACATATGGTCGTTTTCGATAAGTAAGTTCCATCGCTGAGCTACCATCACCACATGTTAAAATTTCGTGCCCACCCGTAAGCATCAGTAGACATGTCATTTCATTATCAAACGAAACAAAACCACCTAAACCGTAGTAACGATCACCAAGCTGATTAGATTGATCTTCAAAAATATCCTTAGAGGCTAAATTTGTTGGGCTATTTTTTTTCATTACAATATGGACGGAAGTATTATTTATAACGTAACTTCTGAATAAAGCATCTTGGTTATCGTTAGTTTTTCCTGCCATATAGTTTCTTAGGTTATCCATACTTGGAACTTCTGGAAGATTAAGATCGGAAAAGATATTGTTTATAACCTGATCATAAAAAGCTGATACTAACCTGGCTGTGTTTTCAACCTTCTCTGTGTCGACATTACCCCCATCATTTAAATTTAGAATATCAAGGTTAATGGCATGTTCTGGTTTATATGGTTTCTGTGGCTCAGCGGGTGTAACTGTAGTAGTAGAACCACCACCACCGCCACCACAACCTGTCAAAGCCATAGCTATCAAACCTAAAGCAAGATTATTTTTGAACTGTTTGGTCTTGATTTTCATTTTAACCTATCCCTATATTAAAATTTATTAACTTGAACTTGGGGCGAAACTGAACTAAAACTAGCTTTCGACCAAAACATTCTATAGCAGGTGCTCGCTTTAAATTAATCCTAATTCATCAGCAGGCATAACCCTACTTTTAAACGATCCAGTAGTATCTTTATAAATGATATAGTTGTACTGTTTACCAGAAGAGAAAGTGGTTTCAGGGTCCGTAATAGATTGAACTATCTGGTCTAGCCTTCCGCTCAGTTTCTTTTTAATAACAAATTTATCCAAGTCTCCCATCGTTAGGCTACATGATAGTGTAGCCTCTCCAGCGCCAGAAATAGACTTATAAGAAAACGGAGTTTTATCAATAGTACCGCTATTGCAATAGGCATCTAAGTATAATGTGTTATCTCCAGAAAGATTAAAAATCTTAATTTCAACATTTTTACCCAGACTTACGGTATTAGATGAATAAGGTGTAAAGATTTGAATGTTCGCCTTATTTTTCGATTTTTTCCCTGTATCAGGTACAGCAATAAAAAGTCGACTTCTTTCTGGCCCTCTAATAATGGAATTCATTATGTTAGAGATTATGTTTTTAGTATTGCTATCGACAACGGAGTAAGCAAAAACACTCCCACTACCAAAGTTAAGGTTATTCTTATTTAAGGTATTAAGGGGGCTAACATTCGTAATAGAATTCACGCCCAAACCGCGGCTAATTATAAAATCTAACGCCCTATCTGTAAGGTTAACGTTTGTAATTGAAAAAATGTTAACAACTGCTTTTCCTGTACTTCCTGTACTTCCTGTACTTCCTGTACTTCCTGTACTTCCTGTACTTCCTGTACCATCATTATCAGATCCACAGCCTGCAAGAAGCGTAACAAGAAGTAAAAAAAATAATTTATTCATTAACAATATCCTTTCAATACTAACCAGATGGATAGGTATCATATCTTCTAAGTTCAAGAATACAGGCAAAAAAAATGTAAGCATTTGTAATGCTTTGTGGGCACGCATGTTCACCGAAACGCTTACAACCTTGTTAACCATCTGGAACAAAGTTTATTTTCGATAGACCTGCATCTCGCATACTGTTACCAACACGAGTCAAATCCCCCCCCAGTCCACGGATTACCTTTTTTCATTATTTTATGTCGGTGCTAATGGCGATTTTGTCGGCATATATTGCGGACAGTTTTTGTCGTTGGCTTGGATTAGATGAAGGGTTGAAGACTGCCATTATTGGTATTTCGGCTTATGTGGACCCGCTTTTTTTAACGGGGGTTAATGCTCTGGCTAAAGCTGTATCAAAAGACCCTAAGCACTTTTTAGGTATTATAGAGGAACAAATCATGAGTTGGATTACTCGCTGTTTAGCTTTATTTCGGCACCGATTACGACTGCAGAAGCTAACCTTAAATTGGCCAAGGTGGATTCGGAAAGTGAGCTTCCAACCATTCATCTTCTGATATTAAAACAGCATCGTTTTCGATAGCCACAACCTTGGATTTCGTTGTCTTACCCGCTCCCATCTTGCCACAGAAGAAGAACAGTTTTCCCTGATTTTTCATCTTTTCTCTTTTTACGCATTACACCGTGCTAAGCTAATCTGCCTCCAACATATGTCTACACTTTGCAAAGCAAAAATGCCATGTGTTGGATCGCCTGTTAGGTACTTAGTAATTTGGACATGTAAAACTCGTCGACATACTGGTCATCGATTTTCATCGCGCGTCGTTTGACACCCTCAACCTCAAAACCACGAGATAAATAGAGATTATACGCGGGCTCATTGTGGCACATAACTGTAAGCTCTAGTCTCGTAAAGTCATGCTCTGAAGCCCAGCATTCAAGATGCTCTAATAATTGCTTCCCATAGCCATTTCCAGAGGCACTCTGCTTGATACCTATAACACAATACATTGAGTGCTTATTTCGATTTGCAGTATTGCCGATACCAACAATGAAACCATTAATGCCCGAGGAGTTCGCTAATACAAACATAGACTGCGACTGACTTTCGCTAAATGATTCAATAATCTTAGTTTGTTGCTCTATCGTAGTTGTCCTTTCTCCATACTCAAGCAGCATAAATTGTGTTTCACTATCCAGATACAGCATCAGTTCTAACATAGACTGAGCATCACTGACTTTAACTTCTCGAATATCCACTTGAATCTCCTTTCTCATGAGCACCTAACGTCAAGCTAAACGGCGCAGTTTAGCCATCTTTTATAAATAAAAACCTAGCCTTCATTATTAAGTTGTTTCTGGCGCTACTTTTTTAAGTCCAAAAAATCACGACGAACAACTAAGATGTGACAATCCACCCACCTCAAAGAACTCAGGCGGTTTCAACCTATAGTATTTATCCTCCACATCCTTCGACTGCTCTGCATATGGCTGTGTCATCACATCCTGCAGTTCTCGGATTAAAGCGTAATTTCCCGCAGTTGCTTGCTGATAAGCAGGCATAACAAACCACTCTCGCAAAATGTATTTTGGATTGACTAGCTTCATCTGCCTAGAGATTTCCTCACTGGTTCGGGGCGATCTAGCATTAGCATCACAGGCGCTGTTGAGGATGGTTTTCCATTTTTCGAGCCACTCAGCCCAGCGCTTGTCCATCTCTTTGGACTCTGAATAATGCGGCGAATTATTGTAGAAGCTTTTCTTGAGTGGGCCAATGTCGTCGGGTATCGACGAGAGCTCACGGAAGAAGATAGTGTAATCGACAGGAGTTTGTATCATGAGCGTTTCTAGCTCTCTGAACAGTACGTTACAAAGAGCCTTGTGAGAGGCAGTGTTCAAAGTGCTAAGACCCAGCTTGGCAGCCCACATCGTTTCCATTTGCGCGTGCATTACTTTCGAAAATCCACTTTGAATCTCGTCGAGCTCGAGCAAATAGTCCTGATGCGACGCCAGCAACGGCCGTAACGCTGAACAAAACATGTCGAAGTTTCTTTGCGCTGCTTTTGGTTGGTTCATGAACGCAAAGTGACGACCACCACCCGTCCAAGGCTGATAATACGGGTTAAACACATCGCAAAAGCCGAAGGGACCATAATCAAGTGTAAAGCCACCGACTGCGCAGTTGTCGCTGTTGAAGTTACCCTGACAGAAGCCGACGCGGATCCAGTTAGCCACCAGCAACGTGAGGCGGCTACGAAACTCGCGCGCCAGTAACACCACTTTTTCTGAGGTGGTGAGTTGCCTATCGACAACGTCAGCGTACTCACGATCAATCAAGTGCAGCACAATTTTCTCGAGTTCCGCCATCGCGTTCAGGTGTTCGTTTTTACGAGTACGGCGAGCGAAAAGTTCGAGTTGGCCTACACGGATGAACGACGGTGCGACACGTGTCGAGATGGCGACGGCTTCAGATATAAGCATGTCGGGATTTTCCGAGCGCGAGCCCTGCGAGTACCACGGTCGCTTTACCTTCTCCGTTTTTGAAACGTACAAACTCAAAGACCGTGATGTGGGTACGGCCAGTGCGTGCATGTGTTCCTGAGCCAAGAACTCACGGATACTAGACCGCAAGACAGCGCGACCATCCGCGCCGCGGCAATATGGCGTGCGGCCGCCACCTTTCAGCTGCATTTCCCAGCGTCGACCGTTGATGACTGCCTCAAGCACAGAAATTGCACGACCGTCTCCATATCCGTTGCCGGTTTGGAACGGGCATTGCTGGATGTATTCAGTGCCATAAATGGAAAGTGCGTACCCACTCGCCCAACCTACCTTGCGCATCGGCTCTGGAACCTGAGAAATGTCCCCGGAGAACATGCGAACGAAGTCGGAGGACTCTGCAATACTGTCGGCGAAGCCAAGCTCGGAAAAAAAGGTTTTGCTGTGCGCTACATACTCTGGGTCTTTGATTGGCGTAGGATTAACGGGGACATAATGCCCCGTGAAGACTTGTCGCGGCGCGTGGTCGGCCCCGTTTTCTCTCGCATCAGGATCACAGTTGAGCGTGTCCATGAGGGAATAATTTGCCAACTTCGCAAGATCGCTAAGCGTTGATATAGTCGAGGAAGTTTTCTGAGGCCGTCGGTTAGTCATAATTGTTTATACCAAGCTCGTAAAGATAAATTTTAATACTTTGTATCTTACCCCGTTATTTATGTGTATTGCTCGAAGTACTCGTTAATTGTGTATTTTTCTGCGAAATATGGACTAATTGGTAAATTAAGATTTAGTTTTTCAATATCTATAGCGCCAAAGCCATTATGTATTTCAAACTCGTCCCAACTGATTTTGCAAACACGTTCAATAATTGAATTCTTATAAAGTAGATCTGCAAACGCCTCGGGTGTATAGCCTTTTCTTTCTGCAATGATGTGTTGGCGTGGATTAATATTATTTTGGGACACTAATGTATAATAAAAATCTGCCACATCGAATACATGAACATACTGATTATAACCGGTACTAGGAATTGCCACTGTAACAGATGAATTTTTCCAACCTTCAATAATACGGCGCATTTGGCACGACTTACCACCATAAATAATGCTCGGGCAATAAACAACATTCCAATTTAAAGATAAAGAATCATGTATGGTTTGTTCGTCATCTTTGACCATTTCGAAAGGACGTAAGGTGAAATCATTTAGCTCTTTTTCATTTGCATTACCAAATAGCCAAACACCTGACGTATGTATTTTTTTTGCAGTTTCTGACGCAAAAAGATTTAAATTTGAAAGTAAATCTCTCTCAATCCGGCTAATCTCTTCAGGCGTGTATCTTTTCCAATGTGCACGGGCGCAATTAATGACCACATCAAAGCTCCCGTGCATTTCAGTATTTTTACTTGAAATATTTCTATTGTCACATTTATCGCTTGTACCATCTCGGCTATAGACATAAACATCAACACCTTTAGCTTTGAATAGATCTCTTACATGACTTCCAACATATCCATTTGAACCTGCAATAAGTAATTTCATACTACCTCGGGAATTAGATCTACACATAAAATCTGTATAACAGGACTCTCGACTTTCCAAATCTATTCAGCCTAGTCAGTAACGACTAATCAAATGAAAAATAAGATAAAATACCAATGTGATATTAAAGCAGATTCTTAGAAAGTGTGCAGTCCTGTTATTTATTTTAGAAGTCATATTAATGATTAACAAGACTTCATATACAACTGATTCTATTGGATTTTTAATATATAGAAAAGGAAAAAAGACTTTTATCTGACAAACTGAGACTCAGCTTAGAAATAAACAAATAATACGATATAAAACCATAACTTATCATTGCGAACGGCGGCGTTTTTGCGGCATTAGGATGGGTAGTGTTGGGTACAGTAACACCGTTTCACTGTGCAGAAACTGTCAACCCAGCCGCTTTCAAATCAACGATGCCGTAATGACGAATGTTTTTACCCGCTTTGATAGCACACAATTTCCAAACTGTACTCTGTACACTCACCGCCAGAATCTATTGCTTTAAAACCCAGTTTCTCTAAAACGGCAGAACTCCGAGTATTCCAAGAATTAACACCAGCCCATATACGGCCTCGATACCCAGCACTATAAATGTGAAAAAGTAACGATTTACACATTTGAGTTGCCACTCCTTGCCCCCAAAATTCAGGCCTGACCCAATACGCCAAAGCTAAACAGTTTTCCCGTGGAAGTAGAGTAACCTGACCAACAACTACTGAGTCAGATGAAAGACAGCATGTCCACACATAGCACTTGCCAGTTTCCCAATCTAAAATCTTATCCAAGCACCAACTTTTAGCTTGCTCCAGCGTTTCAATCTTGGCCAAAGGCAGAGATGAAGGAAACTCTTTTGAACAAACCGCCCCAAACAATGCCACTGCATCATCTATACAGATGGGGCTGAAGATAAACGTTGAACTCTCAAATTCTCTCGCAAAACCCAAAGGTTACTCCTTGTGAACCAACACCACCAACACCGGAGAGCGAATCGATACCGGTGCTTGGTCTTGCTAGCTATGGCCAAAGGCTATCTGCCTCTACTGCTGCTATCTTGACACCGAAACTCGAAATATTAGGTAACGTCGCATTATGATGTGCTCGAATTTGAGCACCACTAGCGTGCGTTGTATGAGCATCCGAAACCACACACAATTAAACTATCAACTTCTAGCTCTTTTAAAAGACTTTGAAGGCTCGTATTCAAAAACGAGTCTGGCGTTGTCTTACGCACGAAATGATCACCACTTTGTGTAATTAGGCTCGACTGTAAAGCCCAACCTTCGCTACCATGTTCGATGACAGTATCAGGTTGTTCATGCTGAATAAAGATGACTGGAACTGACTTAGCACCATGAATACAAATATAATTTAGAATTTCAAATGTAGAAATCCGTGTTGATACGATTGTTATGGTAATTGTCTTACACGCAGTTTAAGTAAGCAAAATAGCCATTACTTTAAACTTGCTTGAATAATAAGTAATTCAATATCTTCAACTGAATCATTTAATAAACCATGAGTACCAAAGCGTTTATTCACAATCATATCGCCAGCAACCACTCGTTTGCTTACACCCTCAATAATCATTGAGCCAACACCTTTGAGGATTATATACATTTCTTCATCGTCTCCGTGAGAATGCTCTCCCATTGAACTACCTGGCGGCATAATGACACGAATAGCAAAATCCCAAGCACCATCAAAGTCTTTACGTCTAAATACACGGTAAATATCAATAGAGCCAACACCATCATGACTGTTGTTATCAACTTCTTTATCACAGTTGTAGAAATTACGAATCATTACTGTCCCTTTCTATTTTTCCCAATTAATAACATTTGTTTTTAAAGACTTAAGTCGGCTTTTCTTCGTTAACAAGCATATCAATGAATTTTTCAAATCGCCTTTGTCTGGTTTCGGGTTTCTTCGCACTTGTCAATCCATACGCAATGACAAAATGACTCGATTTATTAAGTGTTTGAAAGAATTGTTTAGCCTTCGGCTTGCTCGCTAATGCTGCTAGGAAATCCATCGGCACTTTCATTTCGCTTGTCACATAGGCGTTCTCCCACCGGCCGTCTGCTTTGGCAGCACGAACAAGTACGAGTCCAGGCTCCGTCATTCGGCCTTCGCTTATCAAACGCTCCACATGCTCTCGATTCCTTTTTGACCAGTTGCTTCGCGCTTTCCTAGGAGTAATTCGCTGGAGATAGGCTTGGTCATCAATTGACTTCTTAATACCGTCAATCCAACCCCAGCACAAAACCTCAATAACGACATCGTTCCAAGTCACACTCGGAATCCCAGTCTTTATCTTGAATATCTTCACCCACAGTTCACTTTCGATGACATGATTCACCTTAAGCCACTGGGCAAGATCTTTCGGCGATGCAAAGGCCATTATTTTCGCTGGATTGGGTTCAGGCATAAAACTAGGTCCTCTTCAGCATAACCCTCATTATGAGGCCTACTACATATGCCTTGCTTATCGGCATGGTATTTTATCGACTCTTCGTTGATGCCTACCGCCCTCAAAGCTTGGACCGATAAAGGCTTGTGTTATTTCTTTCGCCATTTCTAGGTCTATAAACCTTGCTGGTAGAGATAGCATGTTTGCATCATTATGCGACCGAGCCAATTCAGCCACTTCAGTATTCCAAGCTAAAGCACAACGTACGCCTTGATGTTTATTAACAGTCATAGCAATACCATTGCCACTCCCACATATTATGATCCCTAATTCAAAGTCACCACCTTCGATTGCTTTTGCTACTGGATGTACAAAGTCTGGATAGTCACATGAATCAGTCCCATAAGGACCAAAATCTTTAATAGTAAACCCTTGGCTTTCTAATAAGTCAATTAGCTCTTTTTTATATTCAAATCCGGCATGATCGCCACCTAATGCAATTTTCATATTTTAATACACAACCCTCAATAATAGGTGAATGGCTCGATACTTAGTGCTATTGCCGTAAACGCCCCTCTAATAAGTTAATAAGTTAACTATATGCTGGTGGACGATTTGCACAGCAATGGCAGACAGCCTTGGTGACTCTTAATTCAGAGGCTTGTTATAAACCTTCTAACGACTTGCGTAAGTCATTTATGTTTTGAATTCCCAAATTACTGCTTTGCCAACGAAACTTATCACCCTCGAAACGTGGGAATACATGTAGATGATAATGACCTAAATCATTAAACTTACCATTATTTTGAATAAAGCTGATGCCATCAGGGTTAAACTTAGAATCCAACCTACGGTATAAATCTCTAGCCACTTCATTTATCTCTTTGAATACTAACTCTGGAACATCAATGAAATTTTCATAGGGAAACGTTGGGGCTATAAGTAAATGCCCAAAGTTAATAGGATCATAGTCCGCAAAAGCAATAACGTTAGCTGACTCAAAAATGATAACAGCGTCTATTTCACGACTAACTATTTGTTCAACTATCGTCATATTTTCCTTATACTTTCGATTTGGCTTAAAACACCCAAATAATGGGCTAAAAATTGTTGGCTAAATGTTGAAGAACGAAAACAGTCACTGTTTTTATCCTTATTAATTAGCTTATTATAAGTCACTACACATCATAGTAACCTACAGTTAATGTGCTAGCGTTTTCCATTCCTATACCAACACTAGTAACGCGACCACTCTTACTCCAAGTCACATTATAGCTACTACCATTATTGATAATCTCTAAATCAAGCTCAGCCAGAAAAATGCTATTTTCATCAAAATACTTGATTTGGTAGTTGCCCTCGAATTCAGAATTTGCATTCCCAGTAGCTAAACCTGTGCCTCTTCCATAATCATCGTGCACCCAAACTGCTTTTAGCTCGCCAGTGACATCACCTTTTGAATATTGAACATGACCTATATTTGACAATTTAATCACCAATCCTGAGTTGACTTATAGACATAATGACTCCCACAAGGTGCTAGCCTCCAACTTCGTGGGTTAGTTTTAAAAACCAGAGCCATAATATATTTGTCAAAAATATAAAACTGGAGACTAGCATGAGTAAACATAACATAGTTTTTATTGGCATGGACACGCACAAATCATTTATTGAGGTCGTTTATATCGAAGATGTGCGTGGCGTCAAACCAATTCATCTGGGTAAGAAT
This Moritella sp. 5 DNA region includes the following protein-coding sequences:
- a CDS encoding isochorismatase family protein yields the protein MTITIVSTRISTFEILNYICIHGAKSVPVIFIQHEQPDTVIEHGSEGWALQSSLITQSGDHFVRKTTPDSFLNTSLQSLLKELEVDSLIVCGFGCSYNAR
- a CDS encoding AAA family ATPase — encoded protein: MKNQGKLFFFCGKMGAGKTTKSKVVAIENDAVLISEDEWLEAHFPNPPWPI
- a CDS encoding NAD(P)-dependent oxidoreductase, whose product is MKLLIAGSNGYVGSHVRDLFKAKGVDVYVYSRDGTSDKCDNRNISSKNTEMHGSFDVVINCARAHWKRYTPEEISRIERDLLSNLNLFASETAKKIHTSGVWLFGNANEKELNDFTLRPFEMVKDDEQTIHDSLSLNWNVVYCPSIIYGGKSCQMRRIIEGWKNSSVTVAIPSTGYNQYVHVFDVADFYYTLVSQNNINPRQHIIAERKGYTPEAFADLLYKNSIIERVCKISWDEFEIHNGFGAIDIEKLNLNLPISPYFAEKYTINEYFEQYT
- a CDS encoding GNAT family N-acetyltransferase, with translation MRKEIQVDIREVKVSDAQSMLELMLYLDSETQFMLLEYGERTTTIEQQTKIIESFSESQSQSMFVLANSSGINGFIVGIGNTANRNKHSMYCVIGIKQSASGNGYGKQLLEHLECWASEHDFTRLELTVMCHNEPAYNLYLSRGFEVEGVKRRAMKIDDQYVDEFYMSKLLST
- a CDS encoding GNAT family N-acetyltransferase — protein: MGFAREFESSTFIFSPICIDDAVALFGAVCSKEFPSSLPLAKIETLEQAKSWCLDKILDWETGKCYVWTCCLSSDSVVVGQVTLLPRENCLALAYWVRPEFWGQGVATQMCKSLLFHIYSAGYRGRIWAGVNSWNTRSSAVLEKLGFKAIDSGGECTEYSLEIVCYQSG
- a CDS encoding DUF1772 domain-containing protein, whose protein sequence is MMNFANAKNVVQISTIALNGAFIGAMVLIGLVIAPFWQNTEPQSFLDWFTAYGSSIGNLMIPLGPGVLIFAVLAFFMSKENKLLWGLTIAFTLANILYFPVYFLPTNASFSEQTINIMGVSDELSTWVNFHWQRVLFAIAALVTSITAVINSKQ
- the lepB gene encoding signal peptidase I — its product is MKKKVISFIVGILFATFIYTYIRYEYYEIPSSSMLPTIQVGDIIGADKFGEPQRFDIVSVLFKSKDNAFIVRLIGLPGDYITYIDNNLCINSKCLEKNSLYSTNDNTIFSEGKQTGYNIQLLNQKIVPLDIRNDSWEWHLKNDEYIVLGDNRDVANDSRYLGIINKDDIISVIDLEM
- a CDS encoding YdiU family protein, which produces MTNRRPQKTSSTISTLSDLAKLANYSLMDTLNCDPDARENGADHAPRQVFTGHYVPVNPTPIKDPEYVAHSKTFFSELGFADSIAESSDFVRMFSGDISQVPEPMRKVGWASGYALSIYGTEYIQQCPFQTGNGYGDGRAISVLEAVINGRRWEMQLKGGGRTPYCRGADGRAVLRSSIREFLAQEHMHALAVPTSRSLSLYVSKTEKVKRPWYSQGSRSENPDMLISEAVAISTRVAPSFIRVGQLELFARRTRKNEHLNAMAELEKIVLHLIDREYADVVDRQLTTSEKVVLLAREFRSRLTLLVANWIRVGFCQGNFNSDNCAVGGFTLDYGPFGFCDVFNPYYQPWTGGGRHFAFMNQPKAAQRNFDMFCSALRPLLASHQDYLLELDEIQSGFSKVMHAQMETMWAAKLGLSTLNTASHKALCNVLFRELETLMIQTPVDYTIFFRELSSIPDDIGPLKKSFYNNSPHYSESKEMDKRWAEWLEKWKTILNSACDANARSPRTSEEISRQMKLVNPKYILREWFVMPAYQQATAGNYALIRELQDVMTQPYAEQSKDVEDKYYRLKPPEFFEVGGLSHLSCSS
- a CDS encoding Ig-like domain-containing protein, with product MYKKLSLILCVFVSLLLGGCGSDHATDDGNSKNDPVLEDIKITPPAITIPKGASLPLKATGYYSDGTTADITQSVEWNVNDDGKDIIKEDKLLYNIVSVKGITSGDAVISARMNRTVSSEVDVKVTDAKLVQLEIKQASVDADANIVFLNIPKTYEVLLHAIGKYDDGSNLDLTPYVTWKSDSPNVINFDKNLYSSYLVASGEEVGHTTMRAKFEEISSFVSVDITGTELTNIRIEQLGSSNHEISVAVGNPAILAAVGTFQDGTSLILSNKKLAWSIDDQAIAESYNWGRYFLLTGKTAGKTFINVTRDQIKDTRILTVTNAGLEKLEITSGGKEVTSMSITAGDETLLRVRATYDDGTTRPVSFSSSLYVDNPDAAYTRQPVDDYFELIGVKADSTTNLLATFGGLSTPTVRIEVEEREQEFSGIEITPNEVMLFFDNTLYIQPTAIGIKSNGTRIDISDRVEWVSANPEIVDMQGDYLWPSSTNFGTTTVTAKAGDIVSINPMTVTVVLPKN